The window CTGTTGTTGTGGGCTACCAAAAAGAAATCATACAAAATATCATTACTACAGAACATGGTGATATAATTGATTTTGTAGTGCAAGAAAAACAAAATGGTACCGGACATGCCCTCGCTTGTACAAAACAGCTGTGGGAAAAAGAACATATTCTTGTCATGAATGGCGATGTCCCCCTTGTAACCCCAGAAACAATAGCCTCTCTCTGCGAAGAACATCTACAAAGTAATGCTGCAATCAGCTTTGTAACATCATGTAATCCTGATGAAACAGGAAAATCATATGGCAGAATAGTAGAAACAACTCATAGCATCGCTATTGTTGAAGCAAAAGATTTTACCGGCGACGCTCATGAACACTGTTGTATTAATGCAGGTATTTACCTCATTAATACAAATTTTTTACAAAATTATATCGCAACACTTGATGATAACAACGCGAATAAAGAATTTTATATAACTGACCTTGTCAAAATCGCAAGCGAAAATAACCTTGTTGTTGCTACTACTAAAGCACCCTTTGATACAATTCGCGGTATCAATACATTCCAAGAACTATGGGCAGTAGAACAAATAAAACGTTCTGAACTTATTAAATATTGGATGGATCAGGGAGTACGTTTTTCACTACCACATCATGTTCATCTTGATCTGAATGTTACCATTGGACAAGGATCATACATCGGTGGTGGTGTTCACCTGCGTGGAAATACCGTCGTTGGGAAAGATTGCATAATCCAAGAATTTTCTTCTTTAGAAAATGTTATCATCGAAGACAATGTCACTATTCATTCTTGCTGTATCATCAACAATACATACATTCAATCGGGCGCGCATGTTGGACCGTTTGCACATTTACGATCAAACGTTACCATTGGTGCAAACAGCGCTATTGGAAATTTTGTTGAAGTTAAAAATAGTACCATTGGCGTAAACACAAAAGCAAAACACCTGACATACATCGGAGATGCCACCATTGGTTCACAGGTGAATATTGGGGCAGGAACAATCACATGTAATTACGATGGAGTGAACAAACATAAAACAATAATCGAAGACCACGCATTTATTGGAAGTAATAATACTCTTGTTGCACCAATAACTATTGGACACAATACATTTACTGCTGCTGGCTCAACACTCACAGCAGATGTTCCAGACAACGCTTTAGCTATTGCACGAGCGCATCAAACAAACAAATATGATTATGCAAAAAAATTAAAAAATAAATCTATCGGACAAAAAATAATATCCGATAAACTAGATGATTTTTCGTTTCTTGGAGCTCGCCTTATACACCCTGATAATTCAGCAGATGAGCAATGATTTAACCCCATCTACACGGGGACCCATATAAGAAAAATTTTTATGTCACCCTTAGGATCACCAATATGACACATGCTATACGATTTATTCATACTGCAGACATCC of the Candidatus Babeliales bacterium genome contains:
- the glmU gene encoding bifunctional UDP-N-acetylglucosamine diphosphorylase/glucosamine-1-phosphate N-acetyltransferase GlmU is translated as MKITYYVCAIVSLIITTTVHAYKNFNNLEKFSERNAMNPSIQAIILAAGKSTRFHTEKTKLAETICGQTMILFPTKLLAELKIPTTVVVGYQKEIIQNIITTEHGDIIDFVVQEKQNGTGHALACTKQLWEKEHILVMNGDVPLVTPETIASLCEEHLQSNAAISFVTSCNPDETGKSYGRIVETTHSIAIVEAKDFTGDAHEHCCINAGIYLINTNFLQNYIATLDDNNANKEFYITDLVKIASENNLVVATTKAPFDTIRGINTFQELWAVEQIKRSELIKYWMDQGVRFSLPHHVHLDLNVTIGQGSYIGGGVHLRGNTVVGKDCIIQEFSSLENVIIEDNVTIHSCCIINNTYIQSGAHVGPFAHLRSNVTIGANSAIGNFVEVKNSTIGVNTKAKHLTYIGDATIGSQVNIGAGTITCNYDGVNKHKTIIEDHAFIGSNNTLVAPITIGHNTFTAAGSTLTADVPDNALAIARAHQTNKYDYAKKLKNKSIGQKIISDKLDDFSFLGARLIHPDNSADEQ